ctatcgaacaagttcacgaagagttcatgaacgtttggttcgtttacatgCCTACATAACATATTGATTTTGTGTGATAAAAACCTATAAATATGTATGGAGCTTACTTGAATGAAGGTTTGTGCAATCACTCTACCAACCGGAGGAAGCCGGATAACAAACAAACAGCCGAGACGATTGGGATAGTTTTCTTGCAGAGTAACCGAACACGATCTAAGTAGTTGCATCGGGAATCTTAGGGACAATCCTTCACAATCCACCAATACTGTGATCTGCGGATTTTCCGCGTCAACCAAATGTAATATTCCGTGTTCCACCTGAGATACTGTGACCACATATATTATTACCGTTTTTATCTAAATTTTGACAAAAATATACATCGTTTAATTAAATGTGAACATACCAATTGCTTGTGCAAAACGAGGTCTTTCACTAGGTGGCAAGCTGATGCAAGCAACGAGACGAATGATAAGACAGGGGCGGTTTTTAACGTCAGATCCATGCCAAAACACCATATTTGAAAACATATCGAGTTCTTCTTCTGAGAGAATTCTGTACGTCTCTCGCCAACGTATTGACTTTTTGACTAATGTAAGCAAACATGAAAAATCACCATTTGCGGCAGTATGAAACCTACAAAGCTCATCCTCGTTTATTCTGCATAAACATCAGATTTCATCTTGTTATACAGTTTTTTCTCATCATCACTATATCAATAATACTCTTAGCATGTAATAAATATCGTAATTATTATTACTAAATCACCTTTCTGGCAAATGAACACCTTGGTTGTCCAGCTCTCTGTAAAGATCAAGCAGCCAATCTGAAGACGTTTGATGTGGCTGAGCTTCACCATCGTCCCTGTAAACGATATGTCAAAACAAACATGAACGGATGATGCATTATTTGACTGTTTTAAAAAAATGTAAACAAAAATGATCATACTTCTTCACATACCTCCTATCTATAGAGGCCTGTGTAGGAGGCAACTCGGGTCGTGATTCTGGAACCGCATCATGATCACTTCTATCTGAATTCTCTGTATCATCTGAATCAAAAGTGTTTTGTCCAGAGTGATTAGAGAAAGTTGTTGCAATAGATAGCACTAGTAATGGCCTTGATAACATCTAGAAGCAAGAGATTAGTGAAGTTAGAAATATCTCGATTACTTGATGAGCAACTAGACAATTGAAAATGATATACAGGTGCCTTTCAGTTATCAACTGAGGAGGTACGGTGTGCTAAATAAACCTATATGTAAGGTTAATCGTTATTTTTCACTAGACGGGTACCCGTGCGATGTGGTGGGAAACACAAACACTATTAGGTTGTGCATGGTTCGGTCGGTGTGATTATTATCCTCGACCGAAGTCATCAATTAGTCTTTTTTATTTACCAATCGGTTGTCGGTTAACCAGTTCTGTTTATTCGGTTAGATTGATGGTTTTTGGTTCAGTTCGTTTAGTTTTGGTTAATAGCCAAAACCAAACTTgggctaaaacttttgcttagaaaCACATGGAATTGAGGGATAAATACATGaatagatgtataaatacatgaacaGGAGGTATAAAAAccataaatatatgaaaatatgaatgattcagtttggt
The Helianthus annuus cultivar XRQ/B chromosome 6, HanXRQr2.0-SUNRISE, whole genome shotgun sequence genome window above contains:
- the LOC110918986 gene encoding uncharacterized protein LOC110918986 — encoded protein: MEDSFRNHVPTTSHKAAGSTTSRKDSTLTLDASGSKSLSHVSLKKIPLLINSGKMRKSAAIDVTLFLLKVGALEAVRRLSKARYPFVWSGLQALQVLCYPPLKWLQKWDPFSKLIKGVQMLSRPLLVLSIATTFSNHSGQNTFDSDDTENSDRSDHDAVPESRPELPPTQASIDRRDDGEAQPHQTSSDWLLDLYRELDNQGVHLPERINEDELCRFHTAANGDFSCLLTLVKKSIRWRETYRILSEEELDMFSNMVFWHGSDVKNRPCLIIRLVACISLPPSERPRFAQAIVSQVEHGILHLVDAENPQITVLVDCEGLSLRFPMQLLRSCSVTLQENYPNRLGCLFVIRLPPVGRVIAQTFIQVLRPATRQKLKIVGRAYKTTLSEYLQTFPSYLGGECACSRCSKLSNSHRQLPQFDEITNNRQLDGTGFERLGPDHEFGYANEGCERVLRSAVVGILMVWVLIALIAGIVDPESRPSLGGMS